One window of the Acinetobacter equi genome contains the following:
- the folE gene encoding GTP cyclohydrolase I FolE: protein MQQSYANILTAVGEDLNRPGLKDTPMRAAKAFSYLTSGYNQSLAEVTNNAVFPSDNREMVLVKNIEFYSLCEHHLLPFYGRVHIAYLPEGNVLGLSKFARITEMFARRLQIQENLTQQIAEAVAEVTGARGVAVVIDSAHMCMMMRGVGKQESTTRTVSFIGDFKTNKEERREFLSAVPESY, encoded by the coding sequence ATGCAGCAATCCTACGCAAATATCCTAACTGCCGTTGGCGAAGATCTGAATCGTCCTGGTCTTAAAGATACGCCTATGCGTGCTGCTAAAGCTTTTTCATATTTGACTTCAGGATATAACCAGTCATTAGCAGAAGTCACCAACAATGCGGTTTTCCCTTCTGACAACCGTGAAATGGTTTTAGTTAAAAATATTGAATTCTACTCTTTATGCGAACATCATTTATTGCCATTTTATGGTCGTGTTCATATTGCATATCTACCAGAAGGCAATGTTTTAGGCTTATCTAAATTTGCTCGTATTACAGAAATGTTTGCACGTCGTTTGCAAATTCAAGAAAATTTGACACAGCAAATTGCTGAAGCTGTTGCTGAAGTTACAGGTGCTCGTGGCGTTGCCGTTGTCATTGATTCAGCACATATGTGTATGATGATGCGCGGTGTAGGAAAACAAGAATCCACGACACGTACAGTCTCTTTCATTGGTGATTTCAAAACCAATAAAGAAGAACGTCGTGAATTTTTAAGTGCCGTACCAGAAAGTTACTAA
- a CDS encoding Smr/MutS family protein, which translates to MSKHDSSLSKDQFNLLKAFKKQITHPHSSAIAKQTEVNTQAVDAPKEEDDFDLFRKQMQGVQKMAHGNTAKLEKSIKKKPDAQTLAKRAAAMGPMEADHAELSDTHAMLNPVESQVALSYRIATLQHKVFEDLKAGNLRWFEAVDLHGCTIEDARTAVLQIIQIAKDENQNVIKIVHGKGPEAILKTYVNSWLRQHRDVLAFVSAPEKQGGTGAVLVLLKRAEKNPKFKQ; encoded by the coding sequence ATGAGTAAGCATGATTCTTCTCTTTCTAAAGATCAATTCAATTTATTGAAAGCCTTTAAAAAGCAAATCACTCATCCTCATTCTTCTGCAATTGCAAAACAGACTGAAGTCAATACTCAAGCTGTCGATGCACCTAAAGAAGAAGATGATTTCGATTTATTTCGCAAACAAATGCAAGGTGTGCAAAAAATGGCGCATGGCAATACTGCGAAATTAGAAAAATCTATCAAGAAAAAACCCGATGCTCAAACTTTAGCAAAACGTGCTGCTGCAATGGGTCCTATGGAAGCAGATCATGCTGAGTTATCAGATACACATGCCATGCTAAACCCTGTTGAAAGCCAAGTTGCATTAAGTTATCGTATTGCAACTTTACAGCATAAAGTCTTTGAAGATTTAAAAGCGGGTAATTTACGCTGGTTCGAAGCAGTAGATTTACATGGTTGTACCATTGAAGATGCTCGTACTGCCGTTTTACAAATCATTCAAATTGCCAAAGATGAAAACCAAAATGTGATTAAAATTGTACATGGCAAAGGCCCTGAAGCAATTTTAAAAACTTATGTGAATAGCTGGTTACGTCAACATCGCGATGTTTTAGCATTTGTCAGTGCTCCTGAAAAACAAGGCGGTACTGGAGCTGTTCTCGTTCTTTTGAAACGCGCTGAAAAAAATCCAAAATTTAAACAGTAA
- the trpC gene encoding indole-3-glycerol phosphate synthase TrpC, producing MVDIANTILGKIVDRKKEEFTARLKQHSYKDVEELAQAATPVRGFAQALLSKRPGVIAEIKKASPSKGIIRENFNPAEIAEQYESAGAACLSVLTDIDFFQGNDENIAIARSHCSLPALRKDFLIDPYGVIEARALHADCILLIVACLSDQQLEEMSKTAFEQNLDVLVEVHDEDELERALQLSDRCLLGVNNRNLKTFDVNLHTSLRLKKLLDPSRLLVTESGIATPADVAMMQEHDIHAFLVGESFMKQPRPDHAFNELFGMPKAI from the coding sequence ATGGTTGATATTGCAAATACGATCTTAGGTAAAATTGTTGATCGCAAAAAAGAAGAATTTACCGCACGTCTAAAACAGCATAGCTATAAAGATGTTGAAGAGCTTGCCCAAGCAGCTACTCCTGTTCGTGGTTTTGCCCAAGCATTATTAAGCAAACGTCCTGGTGTTATTGCTGAAATTAAAAAAGCATCTCCTTCTAAAGGTATTATTCGTGAAAACTTTAATCCTGCTGAAATTGCAGAACAATATGAATCTGCGGGTGCTGCATGTTTATCGGTCTTAACTGATATCGATTTTTTCCAAGGTAATGATGAAAACATTGCAATTGCTCGCTCCCACTGTTCATTGCCTGCATTACGTAAAGATTTTTTAATCGATCCTTATGGCGTTATTGAAGCACGTGCTTTACATGCAGATTGTATTCTTCTCATTGTTGCGTGTTTATCCGATCAACAACTCGAAGAAATGTCTAAAACTGCATTTGAGCAAAATTTAGATGTTTTAGTCGAAGTTCATGATGAAGATGAACTAGAACGTGCACTTCAACTTTCAGATCGTTGCTTATTAGGTGTAAATAACCGTAATTTAAAAACATTTGATGTTAATCTACATACATCACTTCGTTTGAAAAAATTATTAGATCCTTCTCGTCTATTAGTAACTGAAAGTGGTATTGCAACGCCTGCCGATGTAGCAATGATGCAAGAACATGATATTCATGCATTCTTAGTGGGAGAAAGTTTTATGAAACAACCTCGCCCTGATCATGCTTTTAATGAATTATTTGGCATGCCAAAAGCTATTTAA
- the trpD gene encoding anthranilate phosphoribosyltransferase, which produces MNIQQALSHITKNIHLTQTQMEDVMRGIMSGEATDAQIGALMMGLRLKGESIDEMTAAARVMREFATKIDVSDLPYLVDIVGTGGDGQNLFNVSTASAFVIAAAGANIAKHGGRGVSGKSGSSDLLEQAGISLELNMKQTERCIRDIGVGFLFAPNHHKAMKYAAGPRKELGFRSIFNLLGPLTNPAGVKRFVIGVFSNELCRPMAEVLKQLGAEHVMVVHSKDGLDEISLASPTYVAELKDGEVTEWMITPEDVDIESQTLTGLTIDSPAESLALIKAALAKKKSEIGDKAANIIALNAGAGIYVSGLTNSYKQGVALAHDIIYGGQALEKMDVLSEFTKTLKQYEA; this is translated from the coding sequence ATGAATATTCAACAAGCTTTAAGTCATATCACAAAAAATATTCACCTTACTCAAACACAAATGGAAGATGTAATGCGTGGCATTATGTCTGGCGAAGCAACAGATGCGCAAATTGGTGCACTGATGATGGGACTTCGTTTAAAAGGTGAAAGTATTGATGAAATGACTGCTGCTGCACGTGTCATGCGTGAGTTCGCAACAAAAATTGACGTCAGTGACCTTCCATACCTCGTTGATATTGTGGGTACTGGTGGCGATGGTCAAAACCTATTTAACGTTTCAACAGCTTCTGCCTTTGTCATTGCAGCAGCAGGTGCAAATATTGCAAAACATGGTGGTCGTGGTGTTTCAGGTAAATCAGGCTCTTCAGATTTACTTGAACAAGCAGGTATTAGTCTTGAACTTAATATGAAACAAACCGAACGTTGCATCCGTGATATTGGTGTAGGTTTCTTATTTGCACCAAACCATCATAAAGCAATGAAATATGCTGCTGGACCACGTAAAGAGCTTGGTTTCCGTTCAATATTTAATTTACTCGGTCCGCTTACGAATCCGGCTGGAGTAAAACGTTTTGTGATAGGCGTATTTTCAAATGAATTATGTCGTCCAATGGCTGAAGTTTTAAAACAATTGGGCGCAGAACATGTAATGGTTGTTCACTCTAAAGATGGTTTAGATGAAATCAGCTTAGCGTCTCCAACTTATGTGGCTGAATTAAAAGATGGTGAAGTCACTGAATGGATGATTACACCTGAAGATGTTGATATTGAATCACAAACATTAACAGGATTAACCATTGATAGCCCCGCAGAAAGTCTTGCTTTAATTAAAGCTGCATTGGCGAAGAAAAAATCTGAAATAGGTGATAAAGCTGCCAATATCATTGCGCTTAATGCAGGTGCAGGTATTTATGTTTCAGGTCTAACCAATAGCTATAAACAGGGTGTTGCTCTCGCACATGACATTATTTATGGTGGGCAAGCACTTGAAAAAATGGATGTGCTATCAGAATTCACTAAAACGCTTAAACAATACGAAGCTTAA
- a CDS encoding anthranilate synthase component II: MLLMIDNYDSFTYNIVQYFGELNQEVKVIRNDAVTLDDIERWQPKYLVIGPGPCSPSEAGISIPAIQHFGGKIPLLGVCLGHQSIGQAFGGNIVRAKKVMHGRLSDMYHSDKGIFSNLPSPFSATRYHSLVIDQATLPECLEVTCWTNENDGSMEEIMGVKHKTLPIEGVQFHPESILSEHGHQIFKNFLEIYA, translated from the coding sequence ATGCTTTTAATGATCGACAACTATGACTCTTTTACCTACAACATCGTTCAATATTTTGGCGAGTTAAATCAAGAAGTAAAAGTGATTCGTAATGATGCCGTAACATTGGACGATATTGAGCGATGGCAACCGAAGTATTTAGTGATTGGTCCTGGTCCTTGTTCTCCATCTGAAGCAGGTATTTCTATTCCTGCAATTCAGCATTTTGGAGGAAAAATTCCACTACTAGGTGTTTGCTTAGGGCATCAAAGTATTGGACAAGCTTTTGGCGGAAATATTGTTCGTGCCAAAAAAGTGATGCATGGTCGTTTATCTGACATGTACCACAGCGACAAGGGCATTTTCAGTAATTTACCCTCTCCTTTTTCTGCAACACGCTATCATTCCTTAGTGATTGATCAAGCAACCTTGCCAGAATGTTTAGAGGTTACCTGCTGGACCAATGAAAATGATGGCTCAATGGAAGAAATCATGGGTGTTAAACATAAGACATTACCTATTGAAGGTGTGCAGTTCCATCCTGAATCAATTCTGAGCGAACATGGTCATCAAATCTTTAAAAACTTCTTAGAAATTTATGCATAA
- a CDS encoding type VI secretion system Vgr family protein, with translation MQLSKTLSQLTAVLKQENRVLSLSFPNSDVPCAFNMVVNHIDAQEKFNQDFEFKLEIISDLPDLPLDDAIGKMASVACKRHDGSLRYFNGFIFSFRLIRNDGSFSTYEMILKPWLAFLKYKENCKIFQNINMKDRTQEILSELFYKPTNWMIRGEDPEETFSVQYNESDYNYLHRMLERRGWIYWYEHTEVDHTLCIADQSLDTQPIFSPGQALIWRGQNPHNNLVGILGYQQASKIGFTKFASASFDFKSPIAIQTDVKAKNTPEQKVDLERFNYAGTYGFKDEDIGRNQLDQKRLAQESAADYNKMICNNAYAEVGKWFKLTEFEANNSGEQEFLIVGMHHKAGNNYLQNKNRMASYEAELLSIMRETPWKPELYLNSLDTRIYGMQTALVVGPPDEEIYTDKYGRIKVQFHWDRYGKQDDLSSAWVRVASAWAGSNFGMVSIPRIGQEVIVQFLEGNPDRPLVTGSVYNEDNLPPWDLPDNATQSGILSRSSKGATPDNANAIRFEDKKGEEEVWIHAEKDQRIEVENNESHSVGVDRSKTVGSNETVSIGVDRTETVGKNETINIGVDRTETVGNNEIINIGVNRTETVGNNETITIQQNRTKTVVANEKVTVQQNQVVSVGLNKMETVSIAKALNVGAGYAVTVGAGHALTVVGAMNTAVGLAQFEQVGLNKSIYVGKSFNIDVADSFEVRVGSSSFQMKSDGTIVLSGVKIRIEADSLVQIDGKDVEIN, from the coding sequence ATGCAACTTTCAAAAACATTAAGTCAATTGACTGCGGTATTAAAACAAGAAAATCGCGTATTGAGTTTGTCTTTTCCAAATTCGGATGTTCCATGTGCATTTAATATGGTGGTAAATCATATTGATGCTCAAGAAAAATTCAACCAAGATTTTGAATTTAAACTAGAAATAATTTCTGATTTACCCGATTTACCACTTGATGATGCTATTGGGAAAATGGCAAGTGTTGCATGTAAACGTCATGATGGTTCTTTGCGTTATTTTAATGGGTTTATTTTTAGTTTTAGGCTAATTCGTAATGATGGAAGCTTTAGTACATATGAAATGATACTCAAGCCTTGGTTAGCTTTTCTAAAATATAAAGAGAATTGTAAGATTTTTCAGAATATTAATATGAAAGATCGTACTCAAGAAATTTTGAGTGAACTATTTTATAAACCTACAAATTGGATGATTCGTGGAGAAGATCCAGAGGAAACTTTTTCAGTTCAATACAATGAATCTGATTATAACTATTTGCACAGAATGTTAGAGCGTAGAGGTTGGATCTATTGGTATGAGCATACCGAAGTAGATCATACCCTATGTATTGCTGATCAAAGCTTAGATACTCAACCTATTTTCAGTCCTGGGCAAGCATTGATTTGGCGGGGGCAAAATCCACATAATAATTTAGTGGGTATTTTAGGGTATCAGCAAGCATCTAAAATAGGGTTTACTAAATTTGCTTCAGCCTCTTTTGACTTTAAAAGTCCAATAGCCATTCAAACTGATGTTAAAGCTAAAAATACACCAGAACAAAAAGTTGATTTAGAGCGTTTTAATTATGCTGGTACTTACGGTTTTAAAGATGAAGATATTGGTCGGAATCAGTTAGATCAGAAAAGATTAGCTCAAGAGTCTGCCGCAGATTACAATAAAATGATTTGTAATAATGCCTATGCTGAAGTAGGTAAATGGTTCAAGTTAACTGAATTTGAAGCAAATAATAGTGGTGAGCAAGAATTTCTTATTGTTGGTATGCACCATAAAGCAGGCAATAACTATTTGCAAAATAAAAATCGTATGGCGTCTTATGAGGCTGAACTTTTAAGCATTATGCGAGAAACACCTTGGAAGCCAGAGCTATATTTAAATAGTTTAGATACACGTATTTATGGTATGCAAACAGCGCTTGTTGTAGGGCCTCCAGACGAGGAAATTTATACCGATAAATATGGACGTATTAAAGTACAGTTCCATTGGGATAGGTATGGTAAACAAGATGATCTTTCATCTGCATGGGTTCGTGTTGCGAGTGCTTGGGCAGGATCTAATTTTGGGATGGTGAGTATTCCTCGAATTGGGCAAGAAGTGATTGTTCAGTTCTTAGAGGGGAATCCTGATCGTCCATTGGTAACAGGAAGCGTTTATAACGAAGATAATTTACCTCCTTGGGATTTACCTGATAATGCTACGCAATCAGGTATTTTAAGTCGTTCGAGTAAAGGGGCAACTCCTGATAATGCCAATGCGATTCGCTTTGAAGATAAAAAAGGCGAAGAAGAAGTTTGGATTCATGCAGAAAAAGACCAAAGAATAGAAGTAGAAAATAATGAATCACATTCAGTTGGTGTAGATCGTTCTAAAACTGTGGGTAGTAATGAAACTGTCAGTATTGGCGTAGATCGGACAGAAACAGTAGGTAAAAATGAAACGATTAATATTGGTGTAGATCGAACAGAGACTGTTGGTAATAACGAAATAATTAATATTGGTGTAAATAGAACAGAAACTGTGGGGAATAATGAAACCATAACCATTCAGCAAAATAGAACAAAAACAGTTGTTGCGAATGAAAAAGTGACGGTACAGCAAAACCAAGTCGTTTCTGTTGGTTTAAATAAAATGGAAACCGTATCTATTGCAAAAGCGTTAAATGTAGGAGCAGGTTATGCCGTCACTGTAGGTGCAGGACATGCTTTAACCGTTGTTGGAGCTATGAATACAGCAGTAGGTTTAGCGCAGTTTGAACAAGTGGGATTAAATAAAAGTATTTATGTTGGAAAAAGCTTCAATATTGATGTGGCAGATAGTTTTGAAGTTCGAGTAGGAAGTTCTAGTTTTCAAATGAAGTCAGATGGAACAATTGTTTTATCTGGTGTGAAAATTCGTATTGAAGCTGACAGCTTAGTACAGATTGACGGCAAAGACGTCGAAATTAACTAA
- a CDS encoding DUF2169 family type VI secretion system accessory protein, producing the protein MELINKTPFPALMYSAADAHRDEHRIVVMKVSYKIIRKAQDEWGLELIQDGSIPLCLADEFWGEVGQSSVKIESDLAPYKPKCDVIVNGSAHSPNGKEMEAIAVRLKLSVPEKKEQLKEPQAPQALNPNMPLTQTQMQQWKKEQEHYQAALKAQKPPSYQVQLEKTLSVLGESVFKPNVMMPGWKRSSITVFKQQPIRWEYAFGGHHFLKLNEQDSDAFYSNMCYSNPLGMGWVAQDYFEQCEKLNARKKQQVCSHYKTIHAPQIEYHLQRQPKPAIVKQAQIKTEVTAKDLAKLAQKYPYKPAGFGFVGRSWVPRIAYAGTYDQKWLDEQHPYPPLDMNYAYWNGAPEDQQIDFFYPRSRLELWNLTAPEHAKNGYLKVDFLGHRPFIVMHFQEGGAVPFPMITETLLIDTDAMTISLTHKAWIRSDTAPLAYVEAHFSDQAEGELFKFEHTLTE; encoded by the coding sequence ATGGAACTTATCAATAAAACTCCATTTCCAGCTTTGATGTATTCAGCAGCCGATGCACATCGTGATGAACATCGTATTGTTGTAATGAAAGTCAGTTATAAAATTATTCGTAAAGCTCAAGATGAGTGGGGACTAGAACTGATACAAGATGGTTCAATACCATTATGTTTAGCCGATGAATTCTGGGGAGAGGTAGGACAAAGTAGTGTCAAAATTGAAAGTGATTTAGCACCCTATAAGCCAAAGTGTGATGTGATTGTAAATGGTTCTGCTCATAGTCCAAATGGCAAAGAAATGGAAGCAATTGCAGTTCGCTTAAAGCTAAGTGTGCCAGAAAAAAAAGAGCAATTAAAAGAGCCACAGGCACCTCAAGCACTTAATCCTAATATGCCTTTAACACAAACACAAATGCAGCAATGGAAAAAAGAACAAGAACATTATCAGGCTGCATTAAAAGCTCAGAAGCCACCAAGCTATCAGGTTCAATTAGAAAAAACGCTAAGTGTTCTTGGCGAATCAGTATTTAAACCTAACGTTATGATGCCAGGTTGGAAAAGAAGTTCTATAACTGTCTTTAAACAGCAACCAATTCGTTGGGAATATGCATTTGGTGGTCATCATTTCTTAAAGTTAAATGAACAAGACAGTGACGCATTTTATAGCAATATGTGTTACAGCAATCCTCTTGGTATGGGATGGGTGGCACAAGATTATTTTGAACAATGTGAAAAGCTGAATGCTCGGAAAAAACAGCAAGTTTGTAGTCATTATAAAACGATTCATGCACCACAAATTGAATATCATTTACAGCGTCAGCCTAAGCCAGCAATTGTCAAACAAGCTCAAATTAAAACTGAAGTGACGGCTAAAGATTTAGCAAAACTTGCACAAAAATATCCTTATAAACCTGCAGGATTTGGTTTTGTTGGGCGTTCATGGGTACCACGAATTGCTTATGCAGGGACTTATGATCAGAAATGGCTAGATGAACAGCATCCTTATCCACCTTTAGATATGAATTATGCCTATTGGAATGGTGCGCCTGAAGATCAGCAAATTGATTTTTTTTATCCACGTTCACGTTTAGAACTATGGAATTTAACAGCGCCTGAACATGCCAAAAATGGTTATTTGAAAGTAGATTTTTTAGGGCATCGTCCTTTTATTGTGATGCATTTTCAAGAAGGTGGAGCCGTACCATTTCCAATGATTACGGAAACGCTACTCATTGATACTGATGCTATGACTATTAGCTTAACGCATAAGGCATGGATTCGTTCAGATACAGCACCACTGGCATATGTAGAAGCACATTTTAGTGATCAAGCAGAAGGTGAGTTGTTCAAATTTGAACATACTCTAACTGAATAG